The proteins below come from a single Saccharopolyspora sp. SCSIO 74807 genomic window:
- a CDS encoding DUF2631 domain-containing protein yields MASTELETKPGQDVDPADEPSAEWGWHGGFPKATQVAGWFTVFALLIMLHGNHQGILSGGSGFKTEDIWLIVLAAGVAVGLLFDLRRKRTAWRR; encoded by the coding sequence GTGGCGAGCACGGAACTCGAGACCAAGCCCGGCCAGGACGTCGATCCGGCGGACGAGCCGTCGGCCGAGTGGGGCTGGCACGGCGGCTTTCCGAAGGCCACCCAGGTCGCGGGCTGGTTCACCGTGTTCGCGCTGCTGATCATGCTGCACGGCAACCACCAGGGCATCCTCAGCGGCGGCAGCGGGTTCAAGACCGAGGACATCTGGCTGATCGTGCTGGCGGCGGGAGTCGCGGTCGGGCTGCTGTTCGACCTGCGCCGGAAGCGCACCGCCTGGCGCCGCTGA